A section of the Bacillus pumilus genome encodes:
- the sigG gene encoding RNA polymerase sporulation sigma factor SigG, whose protein sequence is MSRNKVEICGVDTSKLPVLKNDEMRKLFRQLQDEGDDTAREKLVNGNLRLVLSVIQRFNNRGEYVDDLFQVGCIGLMKSIDNFDLSHNVRFSTYAVPMIIGEIRRYLRDNNPIRVSRSLRDIAYKALQVRERLISETSKEPTAEDIAKVLEVPHEEIVFALDAIQDPVSLFEPIYNDGGDPIYVMDQISDERNKDTQWVEELALKEGMRRLNDREKMILRKRFFQGKTQMEVAEEIGISQAQVSRLEKAAIKQMNKNIF, encoded by the coding sequence GTGTCCAGAAATAAAGTGGAAATCTGCGGAGTCGACACCTCCAAGCTGCCTGTTCTGAAAAATGACGAGATGAGAAAATTGTTCAGACAGCTGCAAGATGAGGGTGACGATACAGCAAGAGAAAAGCTAGTCAATGGCAATTTACGGTTGGTTTTAAGTGTGATTCAGCGTTTCAACAACAGAGGCGAGTATGTCGATGATCTCTTTCAAGTAGGCTGTATCGGATTAATGAAATCAATTGATAATTTTGATTTAAGCCACAATGTCAGATTTTCAACTTATGCGGTTCCTATGATCATAGGAGAAATCCGTCGATACTTGCGTGATAACAACCCGATTCGGGTGTCTCGCTCACTAAGAGATATTGCCTATAAGGCACTTCAGGTCCGTGAGAGGCTGATTAGTGAGACAAGCAAGGAGCCAACTGCAGAAGACATTGCCAAAGTGCTGGAAGTGCCTCATGAGGAAATTGTCTTTGCCTTAGATGCGATTCAAGATCCTGTCTCTTTGTTTGAACCGATCTATAATGACGGAGGAGATCCGATTTATGTGATGGATCAAATTAGTGATGAACGGAACAAAGATACACAATGGGTGGAAGAATTGGCCTTAAAAGAGGGCATGCGCAGATTGAACGACAGGGAAAAAATGATTCTTCGCAAACGCTTCTTCCAAGGCAAAACGCAAATGGAAGTCGCTGAGGAAATCGGAATTTCTCAAGCACAAGTCTCGAGGCTTGAAAAAGCAGCCATTAAACAAATGAATAAAAACATCTTTTAA
- the sigE gene encoding RNA polymerase sporulation sigma factor SigE, whose translation MKKIKFKLTYYWYKLLMKLGLKSDEIYYIGGSEALPPPLSKDEEQELLVKLPKGDQTARAILIERNLRLVVYIARKFENTGINIEDLISIGTIGLIKAVNTFNPEKKIKLATYASRCIENEILMYLRRNNKIRSEVSFDEPLNIDWDGNELLLSDVLGTDDDIITRDIEANVDKKLLKKALEQLNDREKQIMELRFGLVGGEEKTQKDVADMLGISQSYISRLEKRIIKRLQKEFNKMV comes from the coding sequence ATGAAAAAAATAAAATTTAAACTCACTTACTACTGGTATAAACTCCTCATGAAGCTAGGTCTAAAGAGTGATGAAATATATTATATTGGTGGAAGTGAAGCGCTCCCGCCTCCATTATCAAAGGATGAAGAGCAGGAGCTGCTTGTCAAATTACCAAAAGGTGATCAAACCGCAAGAGCGATTTTAATTGAAAGAAATTTACGTTTAGTCGTTTACATCGCAAGAAAATTTGAGAACACGGGTATTAATATTGAGGACTTAATTAGTATCGGAACCATTGGTTTGATCAAAGCAGTCAATACATTTAACCCAGAAAAAAAGATCAAACTTGCAACATATGCGTCGAGATGTATTGAAAATGAGATTTTGATGTACTTGCGTCGAAATAACAAAATCCGGTCAGAAGTTTCGTTTGATGAGCCGCTCAACATTGATTGGGACGGAAATGAACTGCTTTTATCAGACGTACTTGGAACAGATGATGATATTATCACACGCGATATTGAAGCAAATGTAGATAAAAAATTGCTAAAAAAAGCGCTAGAGCAATTAAATGACCGCGAAAAGCAGATCATGGAACTTAGATTTGGCTTAGTTGGCGGTGAGGAAAAAACCCAAAAAGATGTTGCTGACATGCTTGGGATTTCTCAGTCTTATATTTCGAGGCTTGAAAAAAGAATCATTAAACGATTACAAAAAGAATTTAATAAAATGGTCTAA
- the spoIIGA gene encoding sigma-E processing peptidase SpoIIGA, producing the protein MVIYLDVIWLLNFCFDLLLLLLTAFILKRQVKKRRYMLGALIGSSIVLLLFTPFAMVVSHPLGKLLFSIFIVLATFGFQRFRSFFQNLFAFYFVTFLMGGGMIGVHSFLQTNTVIQNGLLISQNDGFGDPISWLFVLTGFPAIWLFSKKRLGEVGTKKRQYDEQVLVELHIHGETIRLKGLVDSGNQLYDPMTKTPVMIVQADHLTAICGESFIDLMKQSHPVEVMQKIDDQFPLLDRLRLVPYRAVGHDHGFLLCLKPDTVVIYSKTHMIQPAKCFVGLSLSGLSADQEFQSIIHPDMLDGKIIQGVS; encoded by the coding sequence GTGGTCATTTATTTAGATGTGATTTGGCTGTTAAACTTTTGTTTTGATCTATTGCTTCTCTTACTCACTGCATTTATTCTCAAACGACAAGTAAAAAAAAGGCGATATATGTTAGGAGCTCTCATTGGATCGAGCATTGTTCTCTTGCTCTTTACACCATTTGCAATGGTTGTGTCACACCCTTTAGGCAAACTACTTTTTTCTATCTTCATCGTTCTTGCAACCTTTGGTTTTCAAAGATTTCGTTCCTTTTTTCAAAATCTGTTTGCTTTTTACTTTGTAACATTTTTGATGGGAGGAGGCATGATCGGGGTTCATTCATTTTTGCAAACCAATACAGTGATTCAAAATGGTCTGCTGATTTCACAAAATGATGGCTTTGGTGATCCAATTAGCTGGCTTTTTGTTTTAACTGGGTTTCCTGCAATTTGGCTGTTTTCAAAGAAAAGATTAGGAGAGGTTGGTACGAAAAAAAGACAATATGATGAACAAGTGCTTGTGGAACTACACATTCACGGAGAGACCATTCGTTTAAAGGGACTCGTTGATTCTGGCAACCAGCTGTATGATCCTATGACCAAAACACCGGTTATGATCGTCCAGGCCGACCATCTAACGGCCATTTGCGGAGAATCGTTTATAGACCTCATGAAACAGTCTCATCCTGTTGAAGTCATGCAAAAGATCGATGATCAATTTCCTCTTCTTGATCGATTAAGACTTGTTCCATATCGAGCAGTCGGTCATGATCACGGCTTTCTACTATGCCTAAAACCAGATACAGTTGTCATTTATTCAAAGACGCATATGATTCAGCCAGCTAAGTGTTTTGTAGGGTTGAGTCTGAGCGGCTTATCGGCAGATCAGGAATTTCAATCCATCATTCATCCAGATATGTTAGACGGGAAAATCATCCAGGGGGTGTCGTAG
- a CDS encoding S8 family peptidase: protein MKLKFRKTAGYRLMSLLVIGTLTMTSFGMVQAKSTSTSYQEEAVSSKTTKAKISSRLMKQFQQDDQVTFLIKMKEQTNTKKVAKEAVSKAKKQKLTAAKTQYTKRSAVVSELRATSEETQQALLTYLQKEKKKKQVKEIHSYYIVNGLAVTGTKEVMEKVAAFPEVDQVLPNETRQIHRPVDLKTKQKKQMKAVDGVEWNISQIHAPDAWALGYDGTGTVVASIDTGVEWDHPALKEKYRGFDPAHPNEPTHEFNWYDATTGSEAPYDDLEHGTHVTGTMVGSEPDGKNQIGVAPGAKWIAVKAFSEDGGTDADLLDAGEWILAPKDDAGNPHPEKAPDVVNNSWGGGPGLDDWYKDVVNAWRAADIFPEFSAGNTDLFNPGGEGSIANPANYQEAFATGATDQNNKLGSFSLQGPSPYGVMKPDIAAPGVNIRSSIPGKGYEDGWNGTSMAGPHVSAVVALLRQAQSDLSVEQIEQILIDTAKPLTDQQFPESPNNGYGAGLVDAREAITALTDGIGMVEGQVTNEDVHLDEMKIPDQTMPKKNKAVHPHKKEKNLTTPFIKALPMKAEISVLESGKSTYTDEATGRYQLPHSAGEFTVKAEAYGFESRTQTVHISSNETAEANFALQPLKKRTISGTIANETTGEKIKDATVYLVEDAKIKPVKTNESGEFSIEALSGAYTVKVFAKGFKGYSFTADVTEKPVEKAIQLEPFIGFAGEIGYDDGTAENARAFYDPGNGWAVKFSLEKGKKQAQLTGGLFRFWSSEWPAPGGNEFAVEVYDASGKNGAPGEKIAGPLKANALRNGEWTKVDLEDQAITVDGDFYLVYIQTKKNTESPGLATDEDGPNAERSWQLTSGAFSPSPKEEGNYMIRALVDYEADVPEITSPKAGIITNKGELEIEGKASPGLDVAIYQNDEEIAKVKADQSGAFKEKVTVSSGEHVFTAATVTDKGATKRSTPVKVIIDQTAPALTIDTPKKGEKTNKESLTVEGKATDDHLDQVTVNGKKATIKDGTYSARILLENGKNTIKVIAKDAAGNKTTKKINIDVQYEAPEISELTPAENVHLASGESVKISFHSREKLDATFVIHMPLTNARSKLQNTTELPLREVSSGTYEGYWTATSTAKAKSAVIEVIVRDDYGNVTRQKASGTLNINEK from the coding sequence TTGAAATTGAAGTTTCGCAAGACCGCCGGCTATCGTTTGATGAGTCTTTTGGTGATTGGTACTTTAACGATGACAAGCTTTGGGATGGTTCAAGCAAAATCGACTTCTACCTCATATCAGGAGGAAGCTGTCTCCTCTAAGACAACAAAAGCAAAGATCTCATCTAGATTAATGAAACAGTTTCAGCAGGATGATCAGGTGACTTTTTTAATCAAAATGAAAGAGCAAACAAATACGAAAAAAGTGGCGAAGGAAGCGGTGTCCAAAGCCAAAAAACAGAAATTAACAGCGGCTAAAACACAATACACAAAAAGATCAGCTGTCGTATCCGAATTAAGAGCAACATCTGAGGAGACGCAGCAAGCGCTGCTTACGTATTTACAAAAAGAGAAAAAGAAAAAGCAAGTGAAGGAGATTCATTCGTACTATATTGTGAATGGTCTAGCGGTGACGGGAACGAAAGAAGTCATGGAAAAGGTGGCTGCCTTCCCGGAAGTAGATCAAGTGCTGCCAAATGAAACTCGTCAAATTCACCGCCCCGTTGATTTGAAGACGAAGCAAAAAAAACAAATGAAAGCAGTAGATGGAGTCGAGTGGAACATTTCTCAAATTCATGCTCCAGACGCATGGGCTTTAGGTTATGACGGTACTGGTACAGTTGTGGCAAGTATTGATACAGGAGTGGAATGGGATCATCCTGCTTTAAAGGAAAAATACCGCGGGTTTGATCCAGCACATCCGAATGAACCAACGCATGAATTCAATTGGTACGATGCTACGACAGGATCTGAAGCACCATATGATGATTTAGAGCATGGTACCCATGTAACGGGAACGATGGTTGGCTCTGAGCCAGATGGAAAGAATCAAATCGGAGTCGCACCGGGGGCAAAATGGATCGCGGTGAAAGCTTTCTCAGAAGATGGTGGTACAGATGCTGATCTGCTTGACGCAGGTGAGTGGATTTTAGCACCAAAAGATGACGCAGGAAACCCACATCCAGAAAAGGCACCAGATGTCGTCAATAATTCTTGGGGCGGTGGACCTGGTCTTGATGATTGGTATAAGGATGTCGTCAATGCTTGGAGAGCCGCAGACATCTTCCCAGAGTTTTCAGCTGGCAATACCGATTTATTCAACCCTGGTGGTGAAGGCTCCATTGCGAATCCTGCGAACTATCAAGAGGCCTTTGCAACGGGCGCTACGGATCAAAATAATAAATTGGGGTCTTTCTCACTGCAAGGTCCGTCTCCATATGGCGTCATGAAACCAGACATTGCGGCGCCAGGGGTAAACATTCGTTCATCCATTCCTGGGAAAGGGTATGAAGATGGCTGGAACGGGACGTCGATGGCTGGCCCGCATGTGTCAGCTGTTGTGGCTCTTCTTCGCCAAGCACAGTCAGATCTTTCAGTTGAACAGATTGAACAAATACTGATTGATACTGCGAAGCCGTTAACTGATCAGCAATTCCCAGAATCACCTAACAATGGCTATGGGGCAGGTTTAGTTGATGCAAGAGAGGCAATTACAGCATTAACAGATGGAATTGGGATGGTTGAAGGACAGGTGACAAACGAAGATGTTCATTTAGATGAGATGAAAATTCCAGATCAAACCATGCCTAAAAAAAATAAGGCTGTACATCCACATAAAAAAGAAAAAAATCTAACTACTCCGTTCATCAAAGCTCTTCCTATGAAAGCGGAAATCAGTGTTCTTGAAAGCGGCAAGTCAACGTACACAGATGAAGCGACAGGGAGATATCAGCTTCCTCATAGTGCAGGAGAATTCACAGTGAAAGCGGAAGCTTACGGATTTGAATCACGCACACAAACCGTCCATATTTCTTCAAATGAAACGGCTGAGGCGAATTTCGCCTTACAGCCACTAAAGAAACGAACGATATCTGGCACAATTGCCAACGAAACAACGGGTGAAAAAATAAAGGATGCAACGGTTTATCTTGTAGAGGATGCGAAAATTAAGCCGGTGAAAACAAATGAATCTGGCGAATTTTCTATAGAGGCATTGAGCGGTGCCTATACCGTCAAAGTATTTGCCAAAGGGTTTAAAGGATATTCTTTTACAGCAGATGTGACAGAAAAGCCGGTGGAAAAAGCCATTCAGCTAGAGCCATTCATCGGATTTGCTGGTGAGATTGGCTATGATGACGGTACAGCTGAAAATGCGAGAGCCTTCTATGATCCAGGCAATGGCTGGGCTGTGAAGTTTTCACTAGAAAAGGGGAAGAAACAAGCGCAACTCACAGGAGGGCTTTTCCGATTCTGGTCATCAGAGTGGCCAGCTCCTGGAGGGAATGAATTTGCGGTGGAAGTGTATGACGCTTCTGGGAAGAACGGAGCTCCAGGAGAGAAAATAGCAGGACCTCTAAAAGCAAATGCACTGCGTAATGGTGAATGGACAAAAGTAGACTTAGAAGACCAAGCCATTACGGTGGATGGAGATTTCTATCTTGTCTATATTCAAACGAAAAAGAATACAGAATCTCCAGGCCTTGCAACTGATGAGGATGGACCAAATGCTGAAAGAAGCTGGCAGCTCACAAGCGGTGCTTTTTCTCCTTCTCCAAAAGAAGAGGGGAATTATATGATTCGTGCGCTTGTTGACTATGAAGCAGATGTGCCAGAGATTACATCACCAAAGGCAGGAATCATTACGAACAAAGGTGAACTGGAGATTGAAGGCAAAGCCTCTCCTGGGCTTGATGTGGCGATCTATCAAAACGATGAAGAGATTGCCAAAGTGAAAGCAGATCAGTCAGGCGCTTTCAAAGAAAAGGTCACAGTTTCAAGCGGAGAGCATGTATTCACGGCTGCAACTGTTACGGATAAAGGCGCAACAAAACGATCAACACCAGTAAAGGTGATCATTGATCAAACAGCTCCAGCGCTTACCATCGATACACCGAAAAAAGGGGAAAAGACAAATAAAGAATCGCTCACTGTAGAAGGAAAGGCCACAGACGATCATCTTGATCAAGTCACCGTAAATGGAAAAAAGGCAACCATAAAAGATGGGACATATTCCGCAAGAATACTACTTGAGAACGGGAAAAATACGATCAAAGTCATAGCGAAAGATGCAGCAGGAAACAAAACGACTAAAAAAATCAATATCGATGTCCAATATGAGGCACCTGAGATTTCTGAGCTGACTCCAGCAGAGAATGTCCATCTTGCATCAGGGGAGTCTGTTAAAATTTCATTCCACAGCAGAGAAAAGCTAGACGCAACGTTTGTCATTCACATGCCGCTGACAAACGCGAGATCAAAGCTTCAAAATACTACAGAGCTGCCGCTTCGCGAAGTATCGAGCGGTACGTATGAAGGGTACTGGACTGCTACTTCTACCGCTAAAGCAAAAAGTGCGGTCATTGAGGTGATTGTGCGAGATGATTATGGAAATGTCACAAGACAAAAAGCTTCAGGCACATTAAATATCAATGAAAAGTAA